Proteins from one Triticum aestivum cultivar Chinese Spring chromosome 7A, IWGSC CS RefSeq v2.1, whole genome shotgun sequence genomic window:
- the LOC123148113 gene encoding UDP-glycosyltransferase 75C1 has protein sequence MSPQPHFLVLTFPLQGHIAPALRLARRLLATAPDALATFSTTEAAHRRMFPADADAADGGGDGGRLELLPFSDGTGTGYVRSSTDPAAFTDYMASFQAAGARSVGELVDALAARGRPVTRVVYTMLLPWAADVARDKGLPSALYWIQPAAVLAVYYHYFHGHAAVVADHRHDPSFLVRFPGLPPQAVRDLPSFLTDSTDPSDFFHSVYTTVRDLFDTLDRETPRATVLVNTCQELEEGALAAVAAYDALPIGPVLPSRDEAGLFKQDGAKYMEWLDDKPADSVVYVAFGSLARMEREQLDELLLGLEDTGRPYLCVVRKDIKAELADGEATETEMDAPLKNGMVVEWCDQVRVLSHAAVGCFVTHCGWNSVMESVACGVPMVCVPKMSDQRMNAWLVECEWRVGARAEVGGDGVLRAAEVRRRVEEVMREGEAAGGARRAASEWKRAVVEALGEGGSSDRNLRAFLEGNTSGVSL, from the coding sequence ATGTCTCCGCAGCCGCACTTCCTCGTGCTCACGTTCCCGCTCCAGGGCCACATCGCGCCGGCGCTCCGCCTCGCCCGGCGCCTGCTCGCCACCGCGCCCGACGCGCTCGCCACGTTCTCCACCACCGAAGCAGCGCACCGCCGCATGTTCCCGGCGGACGCGGACGCGGCCgacggcggcggtgatggcggccGCCTCGAGCTCCTCCCGTTCTCGGACGGCACCGGGACCGGGTACGTCCGGAGCAGCACCGACCCCGCGGCCTTCACCGACTACATGGCGTCCTTCCAGGCCGCGGGCGCGCGCAGCGTCGGGGAGCTGGTGGACGCGCTCGCCGCGCGCGGCCGCCCCGTGACCCGCGTCGTGTACACGATGCTCCTCCCGTGGGCCGCGGACGTGGCGCGCGACAAAGGCCTGCCGTCCGCGCTCTACTGGATCCAGCCGGCCGCCGTGCTCGCCGTCTACTACCACTACTTCCATGGCCACGCCGCCGTCGTGGCCGACCACCGCCACGACCCGTCGTTCCTCGTGCGCTTCCCGGGCCTCCCGCCGCAGGCCGTGCGGGACCTCCCGTCCTTCCTCACCGACTCCACCGACCCGTCCGACTTCTTCCACAGCGTGTACACTACCGTCCGCGACCTGTTCGACACGCTCGACAGGGAGACCCCCAGAGCCACCGTGCTGGTCAACACGTGCCAGGAACTCGAGGAGGGCGCGCTCGCCGCGGTGGCAGCGTACGACGCGCTGCCGATCGGCCCGGTGCTCCCGTCCCGCGACGAGGCCGGCCTCTTCAAGCAGGACGGCGCCAAGTACATGGAGTGGCTCGACGACAAACCGGCCGACTCCGTGGTGTACGTCGCGTTCGGCAGCCTGGCGAGGATGGAGAGGGAGCAGCTCGACGAGCTGCTCCTCGGACTCGAGGACACCGGGAGGCCGTACCTGTGCGTCGTCCGGAAGGACATCAAGGCGGAGCTCGCGGATGGCGAggcgacggagacggagatggACGCGCCGCTCAagaacggcatggtggtggagtgGTGCGACCAAGTGCGCGTGCTGTCGCACGCGGCGGTGGGCTGCTTCGTGacgcactgcgggtggaactcCGTGATGGAGAGCGTGGCGTGCGGCGTGCCGATGGTGTGCGTGCCGAAGATGTCGGACCAGCGGATGAACGCGTGGCTCGTCGAGTGCGAGTGGCGCGTGGGAGCGCGCGCGGAGGTGGGCGGCGACGGCGTGCTGCGCGCTGCCGAGGTGAGGCGGCGTGTGGAGGAGGTGATGCGGGAGGGCGAGGCCGCGGGGGGCGCACGGCGCGCGGCGTCAGAGTGGAAGCGGGCGGTCGTGGAGGCTCTGGGGGAAGGTGGTTCGTCGGATCGTAATCTAAGGGCATTCCTCGAGGGCAACACTAGTGGTGTCTCCTTGTGA